One window of the Frigoribacterium sp. Leaf415 genome contains the following:
- a CDS encoding APC family permease — protein MSLPTKAASGGELSNQQQLEQYGYKQELKRSVSTVDLLIYGLIFMVPIAPWAIFGTVYNASSGMVPLVYLVGLVAMIFTALAYAQMAKSIPLAGSVFSYVGRGIHPVAGFFAGWAILLDYLLVPTLLYVFAAESMIGIFPGTARWMWALIFVAINTAVNLLGISSIKLMNRVFLAIEVVFIVIFVIIAVTALNGGTIPGAEFTTDPIWDSSKVTAPLIASALSIAVLSFLGFDGISTLSEESTGKRGGAGKAMIIALFIVAFCFILQTWLASALAGGRESFPEGEAGNAFFDLVREASNSGWATAFFVVNVLAVGIANAMAAQAATSRLLFSMSRDKQLPAFLSKINTRQVPQAAILVVSALSAVLVLFFVGQINVIASLVNFGALFGFMLLHVSVVVHYVVKKKSRNWLLHLVVPVVGFLIIGYVLVNAAPEAKIGGVIWLVLGAGVFLYYRSRGGAAPTLGQGADDSAVASTPATDSERHDA, from the coding sequence ATGTCCCTGCCCACGAAGGCCGCCTCCGGCGGTGAGCTGAGCAACCAGCAGCAGCTCGAGCAGTACGGCTACAAGCAAGAACTCAAGCGGTCGGTCTCGACCGTCGACCTGTTGATCTACGGCCTGATCTTCATGGTGCCGATCGCGCCCTGGGCGATCTTCGGCACCGTCTACAACGCCTCGTCGGGCATGGTGCCGCTGGTCTACCTCGTCGGCCTCGTCGCGATGATCTTCACCGCCCTCGCCTACGCGCAGATGGCGAAGTCGATCCCGCTCGCCGGGTCGGTGTTCTCGTACGTCGGGCGGGGCATCCACCCCGTGGCCGGGTTCTTCGCCGGCTGGGCCATCCTGCTCGACTACCTGCTCGTGCCGACGCTGCTCTACGTCTTCGCCGCCGAGTCGATGATCGGCATCTTCCCCGGCACCGCCCGCTGGATGTGGGCGTTGATCTTCGTCGCGATCAACACCGCGGTGAACCTGCTCGGCATCAGCTCGATCAAGCTGATGAACCGGGTGTTCCTCGCGATCGAGGTCGTCTTCATCGTGATCTTCGTCATCATCGCCGTGACCGCGCTCAACGGCGGCACGATCCCCGGCGCCGAGTTCACCACCGACCCGATCTGGGACTCGAGCAAGGTCACCGCACCCCTGATCGCCTCGGCGCTGTCGATCGCCGTGCTCAGCTTCCTCGGCTTCGACGGCATCTCGACGCTGTCCGAGGAGAGCACCGGCAAGCGTGGTGGAGCGGGCAAGGCGATGATCATCGCCCTGTTCATCGTGGCGTTCTGCTTCATCCTGCAGACCTGGCTGGCCAGCGCGCTCGCCGGCGGCCGCGAGTCGTTCCCCGAGGGCGAGGCCGGCAACGCCTTCTTCGACCTCGTGCGCGAGGCGTCGAACAGCGGGTGGGCGACGGCGTTCTTCGTCGTCAACGTGCTCGCCGTCGGCATCGCCAACGCGATGGCCGCCCAGGCCGCGACCTCGCGCCTGCTCTTCTCGATGAGCCGCGACAAGCAGCTGCCGGCGTTCCTGTCGAAGATCAACACGCGTCAGGTGCCGCAGGCCGCGATCCTCGTCGTGTCGGCGCTCTCGGCCGTGCTCGTGCTGTTCTTCGTCGGACAGATCAACGTGATCGCCTCGCTGGTCAACTTCGGGGCCCTCTTCGGCTTCATGCTGCTGCACGTGTCGGTCGTCGTGCACTACGTCGTGAAGAAGAAGTCGCGCAACTGGCTGCTGCACCTCGTCGTGCCCGTGGTCGGGTTCCTGATCATCGGCTACGTGCTGGTCAACGCCGCGCCCGAGGCCAAGATCGGCGGCGTGATCTGGCTGGTCCTCGGTGCGGGCGTGTTCCTCTACTACCGCAGCCGAGGAGGCGCGGCGCCGACCCTCGGGCAGGGCGCGGACGACTCCGCGGTCGCGTCCACCCCC
- a CDS encoding proline iminopeptidase-family hydrolase produces the protein MSTITTGTAPFHDAETWYRVTTPDEPREGALPLVVVHGGPGMAHDYLRNLGALADETGRTVVHYDQLGCGRSTHLPDAPVDFWQPSLFVAEFEALVAHLGLERYHLLGQSWGGMLGAEIAVTAPDGLASLAICNSPASMQLWVEGAGELRDQLPTDTQEALARHEADGTTTDPEYLAATQVFYERHVCRVVPMPQDFVDSEEQMEAEPTVYHTMNGPNEFHVIGTMRDWTIVDRLPSIVAPTLVVAGEFDEATPATWQPFVDGIADVRSHVFAGASHCSHLEQPEEFRAVVAPFLTAHDERRDVARAS, from the coding sequence ATGTCCACGATCACCACCGGCACCGCCCCCTTCCACGACGCCGAGACCTGGTACCGGGTCACCACGCCCGACGAGCCGCGCGAGGGTGCGCTGCCCCTCGTCGTGGTGCACGGCGGCCCGGGGATGGCCCACGACTACCTGCGCAACCTCGGTGCCCTGGCCGACGAGACCGGTCGCACGGTCGTGCACTACGACCAGCTCGGCTGCGGTCGCAGCACCCACCTGCCCGACGCCCCGGTCGACTTCTGGCAGCCGAGCCTGTTCGTCGCCGAGTTCGAGGCCCTCGTCGCGCACCTCGGCCTCGAGCGGTACCACCTGCTCGGCCAGTCGTGGGGCGGCATGCTCGGCGCCGAGATCGCCGTGACGGCGCCGGACGGGCTCGCGAGCCTGGCGATCTGCAACTCGCCCGCCTCCATGCAGCTCTGGGTCGAGGGCGCCGGCGAGCTGCGCGACCAGCTGCCGACCGACACCCAGGAGGCGCTGGCCCGGCACGAGGCGGACGGCACGACCACCGACCCCGAGTACCTCGCCGCCACCCAGGTGTTCTACGAGCGTCACGTCTGCCGCGTGGTGCCCATGCCGCAGGACTTCGTCGACAGCGAGGAGCAGATGGAGGCCGAGCCGACCGTCTACCACACGATGAACGGGCCGAACGAGTTCCACGTCATCGGCACGATGCGCGACTGGACGATCGTCGACCGCCTGCCGTCGATCGTCGCGCCGACCCTCGTCGTCGCCGGCGAGTTCGACGAGGCGACGCCCGCCACCTGGCAGCCGTTCGTCGACGGCATCGCCGACGTCCGCTCGCACGTGTTCGCCGGCGCCAGCCACTGCTCGCACCTCGAGCAGCCCGAGGAGTTCCGGGCCGTCGTCGCACCCTTCCTGACGGCGCACGACGAGCGGCGCGACGTCGCGCGAGCCTCCTGA
- a CDS encoding FadR/GntR family transcriptional regulator: MGQDESRGGAGGARSDVAVDGALGGALGAPLAPTTRVDDLTDRLVTAITIGEYLPGSRLPPERDLAASLRVGRMTVRAALARLVEQGLIVTQRGRGGGSFVQAPAPGSGTDVVRRTLAARWSDLRDTSEAISRLHGVVAEAAAENRTATDVDRLHDRLEGYRDAASGLASQKADEALHVAIAEAAGNATLRGVLFDLEARVSISAPAHLWGGPDGMREMELRALADHEALVAAICDGRAADAAAIAREHVKIDLELLERELGRTDATG; encoded by the coding sequence ATGGGCCAGGACGAGAGCCGAGGAGGCGCGGGCGGCGCACGCTCGGACGTCGCGGTCGACGGCGCCCTCGGTGGTGCCCTCGGGGCCCCTCTCGCCCCGACGACCCGGGTCGACGACCTCACCGACCGCCTCGTCACCGCCATCACGATCGGCGAGTACCTGCCCGGCTCGCGCCTCCCCCCGGAGCGCGACCTCGCCGCCTCGCTGCGGGTCGGCCGCATGACCGTGCGGGCCGCCCTGGCCCGGCTCGTCGAGCAGGGCTTGATCGTGACGCAACGCGGGCGCGGCGGCGGCTCGTTCGTCCAGGCGCCGGCACCGGGGTCGGGCACCGACGTCGTGCGCCGCACGCTCGCCGCACGCTGGTCCGACCTGCGCGACACGAGCGAGGCGATCAGCCGTCTGCACGGCGTCGTCGCCGAAGCGGCAGCCGAGAACCGCACCGCGACCGACGTCGACCGGTTGCACGACCGACTCGAGGGCTACCGCGACGCCGCGTCGGGGCTCGCGTCGCAGAAAGCCGACGAGGCCCTGCACGTCGCGATCGCCGAGGCCGCCGGCAACGCGACGCTGCGCGGCGTGCTGTTCGACCTCGAGGCCCGGGTGAGCATCTCGGCACCGGCGCACCTCTGGGGCGGGCCGGACGGCATGCGCGAGATGGAGCTGCGCGCCCTCGCCGACCACGAGGCGCTCGTCGCCGCGATCTGTGACGGGCGCGCGGCGGACGCCGCGGCCATCGCGCGCGAGCACGTCAAGATCGACCTCGAGCTGCTCGAGCGCGAACTCGGCCGCACCGACGCGACCGGCTGA
- a CDS encoding glycoside hydrolase family 13 protein, whose product MSDSTTNDTGPTTAPPAWWTTATVYQIYPRSFADSNGDGVGDLGGIRRRLGHLHDLGVDVIWLSPIYRSPQADNGYDISDYDDVDPLFGTLEEFDALTDEVHALGMKLVMDLVVNHTSDEHPWFVEARSSRDAPKRDWYLWRDPLPSGEGTDAAGTPGAGTHPTAWRSAFSGPAWTLDERTGQYYLHMFASKQPDLNWENPDLRRAVFDMMNRWLDRGVDGFRMDVINHIAKEPSSLAPGASHFVMGGQIHDHLREMHREVFAHRTDRELITVGEMPGVTVDDARLFTAADRHELDMVFQFEHVGLDHGPDSKFDNLPFDLVALKRSLSRWQDGLADQGWNSLYLGNHDQPRSVSRFGGDDRYRFESATLLATVLHLHRGTPYVYQGDEIGMTNAGFTSIEQYRDIESVNWFDESVAAGADREALLEALRFRSRDNARTPVQWSGGAAAGFSTGTPWIEVVANHDTVNVEADRAAGDRSVFEHYRRLIALRHESPVVALGSFELLAPDDERLYAFTRTLGDEQLLVLANWSGEAYELDPALHPALRRRSVPQVVIGNVPGGAGLTLAPWEVRVLRS is encoded by the coding sequence GTGAGCGACTCGACGACGAACGACACCGGCCCCACGACCGCCCCGCCCGCCTGGTGGACGACCGCGACGGTCTACCAGATCTACCCGCGCAGCTTCGCGGACTCGAACGGCGACGGGGTGGGCGACCTCGGCGGCATCCGGCGGCGACTCGGTCACCTGCACGATCTCGGGGTCGACGTGATCTGGCTGTCGCCGATCTACCGGTCTCCGCAGGCCGACAACGGCTACGACATCAGCGACTACGACGACGTCGACCCGCTGTTCGGCACGCTCGAGGAGTTCGACGCCCTGACGGACGAGGTGCACGCGCTCGGCATGAAGCTGGTCATGGACCTCGTCGTCAACCACACGAGCGACGAGCACCCGTGGTTCGTCGAGGCCCGGTCGTCGCGCGACGCCCCGAAGCGCGACTGGTACCTCTGGCGCGACCCGCTGCCGTCCGGCGAGGGGACGGACGCCGCGGGCACTCCCGGCGCCGGCACCCACCCGACCGCGTGGCGCAGCGCGTTCAGCGGCCCGGCCTGGACCCTCGACGAGCGCACCGGCCAGTACTACCTGCACATGTTCGCGTCGAAGCAGCCCGACCTCAACTGGGAGAACCCCGACCTGCGCCGGGCGGTGTTCGACATGATGAACCGCTGGCTCGACCGGGGCGTCGACGGCTTCCGCATGGACGTGATCAACCACATCGCCAAAGAGCCCTCGTCGCTGGCGCCCGGCGCGTCGCACTTCGTCATGGGCGGGCAGATCCACGACCATCTGCGCGAGATGCACCGCGAGGTCTTCGCGCACCGCACCGACCGCGAGCTGATCACGGTGGGCGAGATGCCGGGCGTGACGGTCGACGACGCCCGGCTGTTCACGGCCGCCGACCGGCACGAGCTCGACATGGTGTTCCAGTTCGAGCACGTCGGCCTCGACCACGGGCCGGACTCGAAGTTCGACAACCTCCCGTTCGACCTCGTGGCCCTCAAGCGCTCGCTGTCGCGCTGGCAGGACGGTCTCGCCGACCAGGGCTGGAACAGCCTCTACCTCGGCAACCACGACCAGCCGCGGTCGGTTTCGCGCTTCGGCGGCGACGACCGGTACCGGTTCGAGTCGGCGACGTTGCTCGCCACCGTGCTGCACCTGCACCGGGGCACGCCGTACGTCTACCAGGGCGACGAGATCGGCATGACGAACGCCGGGTTCACCTCGATCGAGCAGTACCGCGACATCGAGTCGGTCAACTGGTTCGACGAGTCGGTCGCGGCGGGGGCCGACCGCGAGGCCCTGCTCGAGGCGTTGCGCTTCCGCAGTCGCGACAACGCGCGCACCCCGGTGCAGTGGTCGGGAGGCGCGGCGGCGGGCTTCAGCACCGGCACCCCGTGGATCGAAGTGGTCGCGAACCACGACACCGTGAACGTCGAGGCCGACCGAGCGGCGGGCGACCGCTCGGTGTTCGAGCACTACCGCCGCCTGATCGCGTTGCGGCACGAGTCGCCGGTCGTGGCGCTCGGGTCGTTCGAGCTGCTGGCACCGGACGACGAGCGGCTGTACGCGTTCACCCGCACGCTCGGTGACGAGCAACTGCTCGTGCTGGCGAACTGGTCGGGCGAGGCGTACGAGCTCGACCCCGCCCTGCACCCGGCGCTGCGGCGTCGCTCGGTGCCGCAGGTCGTGATCGGCAACGTGCCCGGCGGGGCCGGGCTGACGCTCGCGCCCTGGGAGGTGCGCGTCCTGCGGTCCTGA